A region from the Brassica napus cultivar Da-Ae chromosome C8, Da-Ae, whole genome shotgun sequence genome encodes:
- the LOC106412175 gene encoding BON1-associated protein 1 translates to MYILTQKQHMIYIRRTDHPRLYTTMTKTLEIDIRSAEGLKLNRRLLKKKTFAVARIGEKSRPSHLDVSGGSSPTWNCKLEMPMSGTEQFIYIEVLFRTSSGREKKIGEAKIPTSDFMGRYSPEGHLNFLSYRLRDEYGDKCGIVNVSIMVKPYSTDEFKSSSTAMKDYGACSSQAAETGLWRPRSEPPAIDGYGGRIVTGVPVWCVLQRPT, encoded by the coding sequence ATGTACATACTAACACAAAAAcaacatatgatatatatacgTAGAACTGATCATCCTCGTTTGTATACAACAATGACAAAGACACTTGAGATTGACATAAGATCCGCAGAAGGTCTTAAGTTAAACCGGAGACTCTTAAAGAAAAAGACTTTCGCCGTTGCAAGAATCGGTGAGAAGTCTCGACCGTCGCATCTTGACGTATCGGGAGGAAGCAGTCCAACGTGGAACTGCAAGTTGGAGATGCCCATGAGCGGGACTGAACAGTTCATCTACATCGAGGTGTTGTTTCGAACAAGTTCTGGACGCGAGAAGAAGATAGGAGAAGCTAAGATCCCAACGTCAGACTTCATGGGAAGGTATTCACCTGAAGGTCATTTGAATTTCTTGAGCTATAGGTTAAGAGATGAATATGGGGATAAGTGTGGAATCGTGAATGTTTCAATCATGGTTAAACCTTATTCCACAGATGAGTTCAAATCTTCTTCCACGGCGATGAAAGATTATGGAGCTTGTTCGTCGCAAGCGGCGGAGACGGGTCTGTGGAGACCAAGATCGGAGCCTCCGGCTATTGATGGCTATGGTGGTCGGATTGTTACAGGAGTTCCTGTTTGGTGTGTGCTTCAACGGCCAACGTAA
- the LOC106415954 gene encoding E3 ubiquitin-protein ligase At1g12760 — translation MNPPIPIPASSSPAMDASPLLTRNIPRPSQPLRGAASRLLRRASNRRMMLREPSVRVREVAAEQLEERQSQWAYSKPIIALDILWNFAFVIVSIAILGFSPEEHPEVPLRLWIAGYSLQCLFHVGCVIAEYRRRRRQSNPTTEEGSENHGSFSGSEDESDGYGVDDGGDDHRASFAKHIESANTMFSFVWWIIGFYWVTGDTEALAQSSPRLYWLCVAFLAFDVIFVVICVAVASLIGIAVCCCLPCIIAILYALADQEGAPDEEIERLSKFKFLTVKDSEKVNGEVQETQGGIMTELGVDSQTERVISSDDAECSICLCAYEDGAELRELPCRHHFHSVCVDKWLRINATCPLCKFNILKNEHSGIEQV, via the exons GCCCCTCCCAGCCCCTCCGAGGCGCAGCGTCGAGGCTCCTCCGCCGCGCCAGCAACCGTCGGATGATGCTCCGCGAGCCTTCCGTTAGAGTCCGCGAGGTGGCGGCTGAGCAGCTCGAGGAGAGGCAGAGTCAATGGGCCTACTCGAAGCCCATCATAGCCCTCGATATACTCTGGAACTTTGCGTTTGTGATTGTGTCGATTGCGATTCTAGGGTTTAGTCCTGAAGAGCATCCTGAGGTTCCTCTGAGGCTGTGGATTGCTGGGTATAGTCTCCAGTGTCTGTTTCACGTTGGTTGCGTAATTGCTGAGTATCGACGACGAAGACGCCAATCTAATCCTACAACTGAAGAAGGGTCTGAAAATCACGGGTCTTTCAGCGGAAGCGAAGACGAATCTGATGGTTATGGCGTTGACGACGGTGGTGATGATCATCGAGCTAG TTTCGCCAAGCACATTGAGTCAGCAAACACGATGTTCTCTTTTGTGTGGTGGATCATTGGGTTTTACTGGGTCACTGGTGATACGGAGGCACTTGCTCAGTCTTCGCCACGTCTCTACTG GTTGTGTGTTGCATTCCTTGCTTTTGATGTGATCTTTGTTGTCATTTGCGTTGCGGTTGCTAGTCTAATCGGTATTGCTGTTTGCTGTTGCTTGCCTTGCATCATCGCCATCTTATACGCATTAGCAGATCAG GAAGGCGCGCCTGATGAAGAGATAGAGAGACTTTCGAAGTTTAAGTTCCTTACAGTAAAGGATTCTGAGAAAGTGAATGGCGAAGTCCAGGAAACTCAAGGAGGGATAATGACTGAGTTAGGTGTTGATTCTCAAACCGAACGTGTGATATCTAGCGATGATGCT GAATGTAGCATTTGTCTGTGTGCTTACGAAGATGGAGCAGAGCTTAGGGAGCTTCCTTGTAGACACCACTTCCATAGTGTATGTGTAGACAAATGGCTAAGGATCAATGCGACTTGTCCTCTCTGCAAGTTCAACATCCTCAAAAATGAACATAGTGGCATTGAACAAGtgtga